One window of the Asticcacaulis sp. SL142 genome contains the following:
- a CDS encoding glycoside hydrolase family 28 protein: MMTSTPSCTGSSAKVMPNPDSPRLNLIADLPTALTFEISDGSIYRTDTARKVWVDGAPALTTDLNVFTLTGLKPDTLYTVTLDDEELVARTVRCKAVLDPSTFGARGDGITDDTAALQAAISACPCDGRVRLTGGDYVSGPLFLKSDMAFEIAKDARLLGRRDIANWPILPGTLYDDDGNEKAWLGSWEGEALNCHAGLINIIAARNVMIYGEGEIDGRAGFDTWWSRPKAPFGDGDHAAWRPRLISIIDSEKITLEGLTVANSPSWTIHPLNSRWLTFTNLKIKAPSDSPNTDGLNPESCTDVKICGVHFTVGDDCIALKSGKISMARKVLRPTRRVMISNCWMQDGHGAVVVGSEMASGIYDVTVRDCLFTGTDRGLRIKTRRGRGKDAVASHIRFDNIRMKNVGTAFVINSFYWCDPDGKTDYVGNRNPFPVDERTPSIGNITLTRIYCDQTRHAAAYLLGLPEQPIDGIRIDDFRVSFSETADAGFPDMAASIPAVARKGLYICNARNVRLEHLDLKGYLGSEIELENVL, translated from the coding sequence ATGATGACATCAACGCCATCCTGCACCGGATCATCCGCTAAGGTCATGCCGAACCCAGACTCGCCACGCCTGAACCTGATCGCCGATCTGCCGACGGCACTTACCTTTGAAATCAGCGACGGCAGCATCTACCGGACGGACACGGCGCGCAAAGTTTGGGTCGACGGCGCACCCGCACTCACCACCGATCTGAATGTCTTTACCCTGACCGGCTTAAAGCCCGATACGCTCTATACGGTGACCTTGGACGACGAAGAGCTGGTCGCCCGAACCGTCCGGTGCAAGGCCGTGCTTGATCCCAGCACCTTCGGGGCCAGAGGCGATGGCATCACCGATGATACCGCCGCCTTGCAAGCCGCGATTTCCGCCTGCCCGTGCGATGGCCGGGTGCGTCTGACGGGCGGTGATTATGTCAGCGGGCCGCTATTTCTCAAAAGCGACATGGCGTTTGAGATCGCCAAAGACGCGCGCCTTCTGGGCCGGCGCGATATCGCGAACTGGCCCATCCTGCCCGGCACGCTTTATGATGATGACGGCAACGAAAAGGCCTGGCTGGGCTCATGGGAAGGTGAGGCGCTGAATTGCCACGCGGGCCTGATTAACATCATTGCGGCCCGCAATGTCATGATCTACGGCGAAGGCGAAATCGATGGCCGTGCCGGGTTCGACACTTGGTGGTCGCGGCCCAAGGCACCCTTTGGCGACGGCGATCACGCTGCCTGGCGACCGCGGCTGATCTCGATCATCGACAGTGAGAAAATCACCCTTGAGGGCCTCACGGTCGCCAACAGCCCGTCATGGACGATCCACCCGCTGAACAGCCGTTGGCTGACCTTCACCAACCTTAAGATCAAGGCTCCGTCCGACAGCCCCAATACCGATGGTCTCAACCCGGAAAGCTGCACCGATGTTAAAATCTGTGGTGTGCATTTTACGGTCGGCGATGATTGCATCGCCCTCAAATCGGGCAAGATCAGTATGGCCCGCAAAGTTTTGCGACCGACGCGGCGGGTGATGATTTCCAACTGCTGGATGCAGGATGGTCATGGCGCCGTCGTGGTCGGATCTGAGATGGCTTCCGGCATTTATGATGTCACCGTGCGCGATTGCCTGTTTACCGGCACGGATCGCGGCCTGCGTATCAAGACCCGGCGCGGGCGCGGTAAGGATGCGGTGGCAAGCCACATCCGTTTTGATAATATCCGCATGAAAAATGTCGGCACAGCCTTTGTGATCAACAGCTTTTACTGGTGCGATCCGGACGGCAAGACCGACTATGTCGGTAACCGAAATCCGTTTCCGGTTGATGAGCGCACGCCCTCTATCGGCAATATCACCCTGACACGGATATATTGTGACCAGACGCGCCATGCCGCCGCCTATCTGCTCGGCCTGCCGGAACAACCGATCGACGGCATCCGTATCGATGATTTCAGGGTTAGCTTTTCAGAGACCGCCGACGCCGGTTTTCCCGACATGGCCGCCTCTATCCCCGCCGTCGCCCGCAAGGGACTTTACATCTGTAATGCCCGTAATGTCCGCCTGGAGCACCTCGACCTTAAGGGATATCTTGGGTCGGAAATCGAATTGGAAAATGTCTTATGA